The genomic stretch AAGGGCTGCAATTTCGTATCTAACTTCTTCCAAATGTTCATTGATAGCAGTCACTGCATCCTGCACACCTCTAATGGCCTCCTTGAGAGCGTTATCGTACTCGGCTTCTGCTTCTGCCTCTTCCGTTCCGGCAGCTTCAGTTATCTCATGGACATGTGCACACTCATGTTCCATTGGCTTCTTGTATCTGCAGTTCTCATGGCTCACTAGACGTTCCGAGGGATGACCAGCCTTCTTTAACACCTGGATTGTAGCTGTCTAGAAAAAGAATTTGTAGTTTTCAGCAAACACAAAAGCAAGCACCAATAAATTTTGAGTTGCAAGGAAGAAGACAGGGGATCAGTGACTTTAATATATTAAGTCTGCACTcggaagaaagaaacaaacataaaatatttattgttggGAGGCTTAGGGTTGGTTCCTCAAACCACACTTGAGTAAGAAAACCTAAAATTCTTCGAATTATCCAAgcaaaaagttaatttttcatCCCACATTACGTAGGCAAGTAACAAATTAGTTTGTATGGGTTGGGGGCAATAGCAGCAGATGGGCTTGGAATAACTCTGGCCTGTTTGATAATTCCTTTTATCATAACTTAAAATCATGTGATCATCctgactttcttttttcttatcataATTTAAATAGTCTTATCATTAGCCATCAAAGGAACCCTATTTCTTATCATAATTTAAATAGTATTAAAATGATGTGATAAACACTTTTTCTGTAAAAGTTCTGTATTTGCTCAGCAGCCTAGGATAAGAGACTACGACTGAgcaaaaactaataaataagcCATCTCGGCAAACGAAGTTTGTGTAGATCATTCATTGTAGTGCTGcatgtcttttcttttccacaTAACATGATAGTAAAGGAAGGCCAAGTCAAGGACTACACCTAGAAAACCTTGAATCCGCAGGGAAAAAGCTATGAAATCCACCAGAAAATGAGATAAACACTCAATAATATTAGTGATGAATATTAAATTGACTTTCATTTTATAACTTAGAGACCAATTTCTAagttctataatattttccaacTAAAAACAATCCTGAATAGATCTCAGAAGCATCCAaatttttaatgtatttgcaattacttataaaaaaaatatatatacattttttttttttataactaattcAATCTCATTGAAAGTGCAAAGGGGCACGAATTCTCATTAAATATGCTATTATATAAGAATTCTCATGTGACAATAAACCCCTATAAATAAGGGAAAAATCATTCacctaaaatttccaaaaataaaaaaactaaaaatcttcTATTAACAATTGCAGCATCCAATATCActtcttattttattgttttcctaATAGTTTTAGCCAAATCCTCGTCAGAAATTTTTAGAAAAGGTTCAAAATCAACACTTAATCCGTGATTTGTAGGATGCATTAGTGGCTCTGTACTTGTCTTTACCCTATTGGGGGGAAGGGGAGGATTGTTTCatgaaaatttccaaaatttgacaaagggcatgaaattttaaaaaggatATTACTATAACTCCTTAAACAAGGAGCCAAATTAAAAACTGCTGAATAGTTAAGCTACTGGCAACACTTCCTTGAACCCATATAAGCCTTGCCTCTATTAGCGGTTACATATGGGCCCACTGCAATAAAATTCAAACTGCCAAAATTGAGAATTGCTGTAAAACTATCCCctcttgaaaagaaaataaaaataaaaagaaaagaagaagaaaagaaaaacacagaGATATGCAGTAAAACAATGGCAACACCTTTCGTCCTTAGCTTGCATCACATATTATTCATGGAGAGAGACACTTTGACATCTTGGCCTCTAAATTGCAAACTATTAGAATCTAAAATTAcaaagatctaataaattcatAAACAACCAAGTAGATAAATCATTAAAAGCTGTCAACCAATCAAACAAGGATCGGAAAACAGCATCTTCAGCTTCATGACTGAAGATTTAGCAACTTCAACTGTCATTGTGTTTTGCTCATGCAAAATAGATTATTAAAACATTTATCCAgagaattttaaaatatgcaTTAAGGTTTTACAAAGTGCTtttaaaaaggaataaaaaggACAAGCAGACGGACAAGTAGACCCTAAGCTTTAGTTTGGTTGAGTAGAAATCTTTGAGGGGCTAATTTTTTCAAACTGCATTTATACAAGTTCAATCCCAGAATTACTCACGTCCCATTAAGTGTGTTCATCTGTCACTATCAAACCATGCTTACTATCAAAGGGTAGAAGAGACCTTCACTCACATTGCTCATTGAGGGTCCTGGACATCTACTAATGACAATACAAGTTAACTCCTGTCCAAGTATGGTCCTCCCAGACATAAATTGATAGTTATGAGTAACCGCTATGCAGGTGGTGCATGGTCTGTGGCAGTGTACAGTGATCAATCATGAACCATTCACTGCTGGGTTGCTGTCAAAGTTGGCCAATACTACTTAGCTTGTTTATCCTGCTTCTCCAGACTTGTGTGTAttgaacttttctttctttttattttttcttttttaagggtttgcaaaggtttttttttttttttttttatcaattcaTTGTCAAACAGTCATTCCATTTTCGAATTGTGAAGACAGTAAACAAAATGTATAATTATAAGTAGTGGTCAAAAGTTTCCATGATGATGGTCTAGCCTTTGGCCACACAGGGGACTACTTTCTACCCCACCCTCTGTTCCTAtttcttcattaaaaacacCACATTAACAGACAGAGTAAACAAAAAGGTCATCAGCACATTGAAGATCTTAGTATGAAGTAGTCCAAAGGAAATGAGCCATTCCTTGCAAAATTTGATCTCCTAAATTGCATTCTAATGACAAGGAGAGCCTTCTTCATAAATAGCCCTTTTAAGGAAGGATACATGCAAAAGAAGCTTAAAGTATCATCTTATTTTCACGAATCTTCAACCTCTCTCCATATGGTATCTTATTTGCCTCCAAAATCACAGTGAACCTTCGCTaaaacattatttaatttttcctaaCATAGAACTAATATCCTTCCACAAATAGTGCTAAAATCATCACTTTGTATCTGACAGTAAGTGACATTATACTCGTAAAGAAACTATTTCTGCATTAGAGATCATTTGAAAAATCTGTCACCACTTTGTATATTCAAACTATATCTTTCTTGAGAAACTTGTCTAAAAATTCCATAATTCCATCTGCGCCCCAAAGCTCTACAAATTTACTCATTCAATCTTGCAACTCATCTTTGCAGAATTCCAACCTTAAATCACTGCAGTAATTTCTATGATAGAGCTAGTCCTCATTGTGTCtcaaagaataaaatttttacAGGTTAAACCACAGTACAAAAAATCCTATCTTTCCTTTAAATGATGATTGCATTTCCAGCACCAAGCAGAAGCATACGTTACGCATTCAACAAAAAGTAAGTGGAAGTAATACAAAATGCACATTGGCACAGCCCAAATGTAATCCATAGAAGTGGTTCAACTAAAAACAAACTCAGCAAGTAAATTTATGCAGAACTTACAACCACCATTTTGGTCAAAGTCTATAAATTgaataacaaaagaaatggAGAAAGCGTGTTTAGATTCGGTTATCAATTTATGTTATGACAGCAGAAGCTCCGATACAGCTTGTtgtaacaaattaaatattcagATCACAAACAAGTAGAAAACAACCCAATCACTCAAGCCAAACCAGGTAATCTAGGTGTTTCATTGATTGATTAACTTTTTTATATGGTcacaaaattttgaacttttttttcccttcttttggCGGGCAAAAATTACTGTATTAAGGACTATTGCTAATGAGTATAAACGCATACCAGATGCAATTTCTGCTTTTCCTGAGCTTGAACTGCTCTGAGCAACTGTGCTAAATCAACTCGGCTATAATCAGGACTCAGAAACAGCGACTCCATTTCAAGAACCTAAAACAGCACTAACTAACacaaatcaaaccctaaaacaTTTCCAAAAACACAAATTAGAATATTATTTAAGAGCATGAAAGTAGTACTTGTTTAGAGCAATCATTGAACTCTACTGTGATCTCACTGCAGAGTTGTTGATAAGGTAATTCCCCTCCTGAAACCATGTACTCGCCAAACCCACTgccaaaaatcaaaccctaacaTTGAAGAACGaataaaaacagagaaaaagcaTCAAAATCTCCTACTTCCCAAAACGATCAAAAGACGAACCTTTTGAGCTTGGCGTAGGCCTCGGCTCTGCGCTGCTGAACCGCGAGAAATCTCCGGAGCAAATCGACGACTTTGGGGGAATCGGCGGCGACCGGCTCTTCGGCCTCCATTGGCTCTTTGATCGATAGCTTCTTATCAAAATCTTCCATTACGTTTTTCTCAGTAACGCGTTTGGCTCTGAGTTGATGCGCCAACAAAATAATGTGCTTAAGAAAGAAGCCAAATTTAGAGGGTGCGTTTGCATTTTGGTTAAGGATTCGGCTTGCCTCCCGTTATATCTCCTGTTTATGATTACATTAATCTGACACGTCATTCCTTTCCAAATAATCGGTCACGATTAAACTTTTCAACTTTTAGCACAAAAAGGGTCATTTTTATGATAATATAATACCCTATTACATACgacattatattatattaaaaatttagaaatgatgtcagtagggtattatcatattattataaaaatgatgttgttttagtttttttaaaaccgCTAACTACATATATAAAGGCGGTTAGCAATTAACGGTtaacgatttttttaaaacctaaaaccgctaaccataaccgcctttaaaagcggttagcaggTGGTTAATAACCACCCGTATTTTCACCCttaaattgtatatattaaccaattcttattactatttcaggaaaaaaaaaaaaaaaaccgaaaatgAAAATGCTTCACCAAATACACCCATATTTATCATCATCAAGTTTTCAATTGAGCTGCTCAATTGATTGGGGACTACGCCTGAAGAAACAGAAGTTTATAGTTCAAATCCTCCTCCCCCTATTTTTAAGatagtttggatttttttttttttttttgaaagaaaatagtcAAATAAAATTCTATATCTTTGTTTGTTATTAGTTTTGAACAATTTTAAGCAATGGAATGTTGTTTAgtagaaagagaaatgctaggtgctctcTTAGCGTTTTTTGAtcttaggtgaatattattttataaaattaaattgtgaaataactttttttaatttttttaaaaaataatatctatctaaGATTAGGAAAACACGAGAAGAACACCCGAAGGGTACCCAACATTTTTTTACCGGTAAAAACTAGAAGCCCACTCTCTTTTTACATTaatctaaaaattttataaattttaatttcaaatataacCGTTagtaaaacttatttttattttattattattaatttaagcaAATCTTCTGCGTGACGTCCATGTCACCCATTGCTCCCTCCCTGTTCCAAGTCTAACTCGTCGGCTCATACGCCAGCAAGCCTTCTTCCTCAATGGGCGGGCAGTGGCTTTCTACGGTGGAGCAGACGAGCAGCGGCCGGCCGGTGTTCCTCCCGAACGAGATCGAGTGCTCGCTTGTCTCCGCCGTGGACCTCGAATGCGAAGACCTCCCGTCCTTCCCCTCCCTTAAGTCCGGCCTCCTCATCCTCACCACCCACCGCCTCATCTGGCTCCCCCCCGACACCtcctccacctccaccacctCCTCCGCCGTGGCCGTCCCTCTCTCCTCCGTCTCCCATATCTTCTCCGCCAAGAAGTCCCTCAAGGCCATCTTCCACTCCCCCCGGATCCGCTTCCAGGCCTCGCTGTTCCACGAACCCGGTTCGAACCCTGAACCGGGTCCGAGATCAATCGTGGTGACCATCGTGGTGAGGGGGAAGGGGGACTGCGACGCGTTTCTGGGGAAGTTCTGGGAGAGCTGGAGGGGGAGGGCGTGGGAGAGCGAGGTGTCGGGGCCGGTTCGGGGAGAGGATTTGGGGTCCGGTTCGGGTACTAGGTCGGGTTCGGGGTTTTATACGAAGGAAGGGGCGGTGAGGATGGTGGGGGTGTCAGGGATACTAAGGAAGGAGCAGGAGATGTGGGAGAGTACGGACAAGAGCTTGCAGGAGGCCTTCCAGGATTTGAATGCTCTCATGgtaatgtgtgtgtttttctttgttaatgttTATGGTTTATGTGTTTGTCCTGATGATTGTCAATTTAAATGTTAAGGCTCAGATTTTAAAGtataaatagttttttaaaattcattggATATTATGGGTGATAAATGCTGGGATGGTAAAATctgaaccatttaatttgaaaatgattgTTAAGATTTAACGAACTTTACAAGGTAGAAAGAATCTCTTAAGAACTCTAGAGGATTGTTATCCATAATTCGTAGTAATGTTCGAACATTTTGGAATGTGGgataaaacaaaatgataaattcaGCTTAATTTGAACCATTTGGCTTGTTTATAGTagagtgtctttttttttttttttttttttttaactggttGGAAACCAAACAACTGAAGCATGTTTTTCTTTCCCTCAATTGCTATCATGGGGATGTATCCCTGGGTATTTGTTGGTTTATATTTATGATTTATGGTTTACGCGCATGTCCTGCTGATGTCCTGCTGATTTTTGTGATATGAGTCTGCTTGGTTCATTCGAAAATTTGAAGTACTTCGCGAAAGATTTGGGATGTGAGAATGTAGGAAATAGAAAGTGATAAACTGACCTTAGTTCTAACCATTGGCTCATTTCTAGtggaatttcttcttcttttttagatTGGTTGGAGAGCAAATAACTAAAGtgtgcttttctttcttttaattgcTGAGAACATGCAGGGAAAGCAAAATAGTTCAAATTTTGAGTTTTAGAATAATTGAGCACTTAATAGTGAATGTTATTGTGTAATTTCTTGCTTTTGCTGCTATAAGTATTAGAATCATCTTGGATTTACAGAGTAAGGCTAAAGAGATGGTGATGCTAGCAGAGAAAATGAGGCAAAAACTTTTGTCTGGCTCAAATTCTCAAACTGGTTCAACTAATGATGACGAACTGGGTTCCAAAGAGGAGATGCAAGATTGGTTATTGAGTGTTGGTATTATATCCCCTGTTACAAAAGAGTCTGCTGGTGCACTGTATCATCAACAGCTGTCTCGTCAGGTTCAATTCTCTCCTTGGTGTGCGTTATTGGCGCTAGTCTCAATAGTTTCTTTTTGTCAGAAGAGCATGAATTTGTATGagaatcatataatttttttttcctgagcataTGAGAATGGTATTAAATGTGTGATATGTACAGGTAGAATTGACTATGCATGGTAGAATTAAAATTTCCTATTTGCATTTCTAATAGTTAACTTGAACACTTGCCTGTGACTTGACTGGTAAGTATGTATGATCAACAGAAGGTTGATCCTGGAGACTCttatgatgttttttttaagTGGGTTTTAGCGAAAGGGAAAATTGTAAAGATACCACTCACTTTGACTTCACACActcttagttttttattttttttattcaaccCCCCCTGCAACACACACCAGTAAATTCCTAGCTTCATCCCTGCATGTGTTGTTTCATCATTGAGTTGGTAATTTCTTGTGTTGATATAGGTTGCCTTCTGATTGATTTCTATTTCTAAGAAAGATAATGTTAACTCTGATTTTTTAACACTTAGTTGGCAGACTTTGTCAAAATTCCACTTGATAGAGCTGGAGGAATGATCAATCTTATTGATGTCTATTGTCTCTTCAACCGTGCTCGAGGGAC from Corylus avellana chromosome ca1, CavTom2PMs-1.0 encodes the following:
- the LOC132188183 gene encoding uncharacterized protein LOC132188183; amino-acid sequence: MEDFDKKLSIKEPMEAEEPVAADSPKVVDLLRRFLAVQQRRAEAYAKLKSGFGEYMVSGGELPYQQLCSEITVEFNDCSKQVLEMESLFLSPDYSRVDLAQLLRAVQAQEKQKLHLTATIQVLKKAGHPSERLVSHENCRYKKPMEHECAHVHEITEAAGTEEAEAEAEYDNALKEAIRGVQDAVTAINEHLEEVRYEIAALEAE
- the LOC132167456 gene encoding vacuolar protein sorting-associated protein 36, with amino-acid sequence MGGQWLSTVEQTSSGRPVFLPNEIECSLVSAVDLECEDLPSFPSLKSGLLILTTHRLIWLPPDTSSTSTTSSAVAVPLSSVSHIFSAKKSLKAIFHSPRIRFQASLFHEPGSNPEPGPRSIVVTIVVRGKGDCDAFLGKFWESWRGRAWESEVSGPVRGEDLGSGSGTRSGSGFYTKEGAVRMVGVSGILRKEQEMWESTDKSLQEAFQDLNALMSKAKEMVMLAEKMRQKLLSGSNSQTGSTNDDELGSKEEMQDWLLSVGIISPVTKESAGALYHQQLSRQLADFVKIPLDRAGGMINLIDVYCLFNRARGTELISPEDLLQACSLWEKFDVPVMLRKFDSGVMVIQNKSHSDEEVFVRIKALVTNPDALRTGISASDAAITLGIAPAMAKEHLLTAESKGLLCRDISPDGFRFYINLFPEINQDDVYLVKDHGIYSTWVRVASVS